The DNA window GGCATGTCTTGCTGGTAAAATGTTGAAGAGGCAGTGAAGTTGCTTTATAACACAACTAAAGTCAACATTTCTTAGCAGTAAATAAACTATACAAGGAAATTCTAATACCGTCTTATGAGGGTAATCCACAAGCTTAATTAGACCATTGATGATAATATGTGCATTCTCAATGACAGCTTCGTGTCCTGCATGCATGAACATAGTTTATATAAGACAGCATTTAAAGGCCATTCATTCTACTTGCCAAAGATTTTACATGATTGTCATCATCTTCATCCCAACACAACAATGAAAAGGTAAAATAAATTGAATCACGGTATGAGAACCTAAAATTCAGAATAAACCACAGGCTTGAAAATCAGATAAATTAAATACTACAGCCATTGTAATTACCATTTTTCTCTGTCAACATCCCAGATAAAACTAGCAACAGACCATACAAGATATCTTTATCTTGGATATCTTCTGTCAACATAGACAAGCAATCAAGAAGAACTGGTATGAGCTGCGAAATTTAAAAGGGAACAAAAAATTTCATTAGATGAAAGATAAACATAAAATAAGTAATGATTGATAGATAAAAATTTTGACACTAACCTTTTTAGCTTCATTCAGTATAACAATCAGTGGAGTGTCAGATATGACATGTGCAAAGGCTCGTAACAGTAAAGATCTGAAATAGTAGATATAGCACAACTCCAAGTTAGCTGTTATAGCTAATTTACAACTTAGTACTACTGTATTGTTTTGTGTATACGGCGACTTTAGACAATGAACACAGACTAGTAGTTATTACTGTTAAAAAGCTACTCACAAATGCCACGGGGAGGGAAAATAGTTTTAGTTTTAAAGTGCGCAATACATCTACCTGGACAATGAAGAATCGGATCTTGAGATCAAGTGCAGAAAGATTGGCATCATGGAAGAGAAAAACCTTTGCTTATATAGAGGCCGTATAGTGGCATGAAATTTTCTGTTCAAACAAACTTCAGCATCACTCATAAGAACATGAAAAGCATCTGCAGCACATTTCCTTGTCAAAGGATCCCATTTCTGCTCTTCAGTATTTTCATGTGAACCTTCAATTAAAGGCAAAGAACTCTTTCTGTCTGATACTAAGCACTCTGTAAATATCATAGTGATGTCTTTGATCTTTTCGTGACCGCGCAGTAGCAAACCTTTCCCAATCCATGAGAGCCCACAAATGGCACTGGTTTGAAGTAATCTATCATTTGTCATGCCCAGGCAAAAATCAGTTAGAACCATTTCACTTCCATTACTTGATCCATTACATCTCTGCAACGGATTAGTACTAGAGAACTGTATTTTTGTGTTGAATATAATATCAAGTGCTTCTTCCAAGGTAAATTCACCAGACTTCTCTGTATCGTTGGATTTTGAAATGAGTTTGTTGACCATAGAACCCAAAGCCTGTGCAACTGGAACGAAACCCCTGGGGAGGGTTATTATAAAAAGATGCAGAAGCCCTCTAATATTTGGAATGAGTGTTTTAGGGCGAAGTGCAATAATTACTGatgtaaataataaaagtatCCCTTCGCCCCTAGGGGAAATGTCATATTTTCCCAGAGTTAATGGCAATCTTTCTACTTCATTAAGCTGAAAGTTGGTATGTGACAATAGTATACTATAAGCTTTTTGAATTATAACATTTTGACTCTCTACCGAGCAACACCCAACAGAAACTTTCATCGCTGTCATCATTGCATCAAGAAGAACCTGCAGTACAAGCAGGAAAAATCAATATTACTACTTGAACTGTCGACTTAGTTGCATTTAAATAACAATTGGTACTGGATTTTCACTATATTCATAAAATTTAGGGAACATTAATACACAAATGGCACAGTTAGATTTACTTTTTCCtcaaatggagaattaaaatccaTGCAACTTCCGGCTTGGCTCCAAATCTCCACAGCAAATTGCACTACAAAATTTTCTGCACCCCCATTTTCATGGATCCTGCCCAGATTCAATTCAAAATATCAGATACATCGGAAATTTTGTTGTGAATAGCATTAAATTGTGAACAGTTGATAAAGTGAAAGCACTATTAGTCAATCGATTATTTTGAATACAGAATATCATCTATTATTATATCATGGTAAAGGAAACTCATATAGTCACAACAAAGCGAAAATAATATGTAAGCCCTGAAGAGGTGAATACCATGGAAGTAGCTTGCAAGAATAGCACTCCAAAAGCTGAACAGCAGTTTCTAAAGACTTTAAACTTTTATGGACCTAGATGAACAAATACCAGAAAGTTACAATAATATCTAAATAAGTAGAGAAGCAATATTAATAAAGAAAAAAAGCAGGCAGTGACTAAATAAGCCCAAGAACTTTCTAAAAGTGAGATGACATATTACATGAAGCCGTGAACACGGCAAATAGGATaatgaaattattatatatatacatacatagaTCTCAGATAGATTGGCAAATATAGCTCCTTGCAGCCCTTGAAGAATTGTAAGCATATTTTTCATGCCAGTCATGCCTATATCAGATAATGCTTCTACTTTGAGTGAAAAAGGTAGAGCAATATCATCAAGCGATAGCAGTTCCATAATTTTATCTACAACTAAACTCCTGTAGCTCATAGCTTTCTCAGACTCACTGAAGTTTTGAACAAACGAGCCAATATGAAATAATGCTTTTAATGTGGCATTCCATAGTACTGTTTTGTCAAAGTCCTCTATGATAATTGACATGAATTTCTTCAAAATATTCTCAAACGTTGATTTTGGTATTGGGAAAACATCTAAATGAAACATTGCCAGAATCAGCAAACCCTTCACTGTATATCAACATCAAAAGCAAAATGAAATCAGCAATGTGAAAATATAATAAAGTCACAAGGCAGTGAATCAAACAGATTTAATGATTTATTTACAAAGCAGAGACTGGACAGGATAAAAAAATTGTTCCATGTTTGAAGTTAAAAATCAGAAGACAAAACAATCCTATTCctataaatgaattacaggagaaaCTCTAAATTTTATCAACAAACTATAAAGAGACTTTTGTTTCTCTCTCCTCCCTCCCTCCAACGGTTATTGCAAAAACTTCCATATTATTTTGTTTGTGTATTGTGTATTGACCACCAAGTGATATACAACAACAGTCaagtcttatcccactaagtagggtcagctacatggatcaacttgcgccataatattctatccagaaccatgcttctatccaaattgttaacctcgagatctttcttaataacttctcttatggTCTTCCTAGGTCTTCATCTTCCTCTAATTGTTTGATTTCTTTCCATCTGATATATTCTCCTTACCACAAAATCTATaggtcttctctctacatgctcaaacgatctaagtctattttccaccatcttctcTACTATAGGTGTTACCCCAACACTCTCTAATTTTCATTTCTAATCCCTTTTGCAATACATGACTCATTATATCAGTCTTCTCCTTGACAAACTCGGGAAAATCCTAAAGTCCATCTAAGATAAACTCTTTTTTAGAGACTTCTAAATCCAAAACACAATGCAGATCCAATACAAGATCACCTTTTTTGGTCAATGTTCTGTTCTAACTCAGAAAGACAAAAACAGAAGCCCACTTATATTTGCAATGTGGCTAATTTTTGTTGGAATAGCCAATTAGCCGATCTTGGGGAACACTGGCATAGAGTTTTCACTTTGGAGTATTTTCGTATGAATgacatattttaaactttttgACAGTAATAAGGAGGTTGTAAGTGAGCAACTTTCAAAATTGCTCCGTTTATTGTATAAAAGAGGAAGACCCTTTCTTCAAAGTTCTCTTTATCCTTAGATTTGCCATGGTAAAAGAATGTGATTAGGTTTCCCTTTGGTCCTCATCTCTAATTAGATTGGAAACCTTTGTTGCAATTTTTAGCCACTTTGCCTTGCTGTTTCCTTTTTCTCATTACTCTATCAGACGGATTTTCCTCAAAAGTGCTTTCCTCCCATTCTTACTAAAAAAGTTTCatctttttatcaaaataaatatttacgtCACGAGTTCATGATACCGTTATTTAAGAGGAGTGCCACTTaacaaaatacaattaaaattctCAAAAAGAAATAAAGACTGTTTGTAGATGAAAATGTTAagctaaataaataaaagagcaaTCACCTCCAATGTATATATCAAGATCAGGGGGGCATCTGTCAGCACTTACAGCTAAGACTGAACCAAAGGCATTAAATAGCACAGCAGAGAAGCTATGAAGTATGGTGCGATATGTCCCATTTTTTTCCTCAGACAAAGTAACTAATTCCCTGCATCCTCCAAGTAGTTCTATACAAAGATAGAGGAATCCGAAGTTAACTCTTTGTGAGGTAAAAATACCACCATTTTGCAAGCCATTGGTGTTAATAGCAGAAAATCCCAAATTAGCCATCATTCTTGAGAGAAGACTTTGAAACACGGCATTGCAGGAAGGAATGGAAGTCTTGGCAGTAATATAGAGAATGCGACCAATAGCATATAGTTTCTTCTTTTCTTGTGCAGAAATAGTGTCGTAGATCTCATAAGAGGAAATGTTATTGATAATAAAGTTGACATcctcatcatcaattatcaagcTAATTAACTGACTGCTATTTTGCATAATAAGCTCTTGAAGGAGGGACAGAGCTTCAATTACAACTTCATTCCTTGGAAAGTCAATACCATCTATGGGTGCTAGAGTAAAAGACAAATCTGGCTCACCCATGTAAGTATTTACGGTGTCTTTTAATGAAGACCAAATAGCCTTAGCATATTTTGCAATTCTCTCGGATCCATACTTGACGGAACAAACTCTAAGATATTGTAAGGAATCAATCTGAATGTATAGAAAATCAACACATGAGAAACtataaaatggattttttttataaaaaaaaaaagtgtgatGGTAATTATGCAAATATTTAGAATGAAATGTATAATTATAGTATAAAAACACTAACCTTTGCTGAAAGTAATGAAGAAGAAAGTTTCTCAAGAAGCA is part of the Vicia villosa cultivar HV-30 ecotype Madison, WI linkage group LG2, Vvil1.0, whole genome shotgun sequence genome and encodes:
- the LOC131654173 gene encoding MMS19 nucleotide excision repair protein homolog isoform X2; its protein translation is MVTGSDAKAIAQSFLLHLQVQSLGQYDRKLCFELIDYLLEHHADAVASLEEDLVFGICEAIDAEKDPECLMLAFHIVESLAHIYPDPSGLLASFAKDIFDILEPYFPIHFTHPTGGETHVQRDDLSRTLMHAFSSTPVFEPFVIPLLLEKLSSSLLSAKIDSLQYLRVCSVKYGSERIAKYAKAIWSSLKDTVNTYMGEPDLSFTLAPIDGIDFPRNEVVIEALSLLQELIMQNSSQLISLIIDDEDVNFIINNISSYEIYDTISAQEKKKLYAIGRILYITAKTSIPSCNAVFQSLLSRMMANLGFSAINTNGLQNGGIFTSQRVNFGFLYLCIELLGGCRELVTLSEEKNGTYRTILHSFSAVLFNAFGSVLAVSADRCPPDLDIYIGVKGLLILAMFHLDVFPIPKSTFENILKKFMSIIIEDFDKTVLWNATLKALFHIGSFVQNFSESEKAMSYRSLVVDKIMELLSLDDIALPFSLKVEALSDIGMTGMKNMLTILQGLQGAIFANLSEIYVHKSLKSLETAVQLLECYSCKLLPWIHENGGAENFVVQFAVEIWSQAGSCMDFNSPFEEKVLLDAMMTAMKVSVGCCSVESQNVIIQKAYSILLSHTNFQLNEVERLPLTLGKYDISPRGEGILLLFTSVIIALRPKTLIPNIRGLLHLFIITLPRGFVPVAQALGSMVNKLISKSNDTEKSGEFTLEEALDIIFNTKIQFSSTNPLQRCNGSSNGSEMVLTDFCLGMTNDRLLQTSAICGLSWIGKGLLLRGHEKIKDITMIFTECLVSDRKSSLPLIEGSHENTEEQKWDPLTRKCAADAFHVLMSDAEVCLNRKFHATIRPLYKQRFFSSMMPIFLHLISRSDSSLSRSLLLRAFAHVISDTPLIVILNEAKKLIPVLLDCLSMLTEDIQDKDILYGLLLVLSGMLTEKNGHEAVIENAHIIINGLIKLVDYPHKTLVRETAIQCLVALSELPHVRIYPLRIQVLRAIPKCLDDTKRSVRNEAVKCRQAWASIASSRSLQL
- the LOC131654173 gene encoding MMS19 nucleotide excision repair protein homolog isoform X1, encoding MAETSQLTRHIESYVASSSTPTHQVASMDAIGLLIKTNALTLEALVIGLDMYLTSTDAVIRSRGILLLAEVLTRIHSKYLNSETIHSLVVFFKERMADWQAVRGALVGCLALIRRKSVVGMVTGSDAKAIAQSFLLHLQVQSLGQYDRKLCFELIDYLLEHHADAVASLEEDLVFGICEAIDAEKDPECLMLAFHIVESLAHIYPDPSGLLASFAKDIFDILEPYFPIHFTHPTGGETHVQRDDLSRTLMHAFSSTPVFEPFVIPLLLEKLSSSLLSAKIDSLQYLRVCSVKYGSERIAKYAKAIWSSLKDTVNTYMGEPDLSFTLAPIDGIDFPRNEVVIEALSLLQELIMQNSSQLISLIIDDEDVNFIINNISSYEIYDTISAQEKKKLYAIGRILYITAKTSIPSCNAVFQSLLSRMMANLGFSAINTNGLQNGGIFTSQRVNFGFLYLCIELLGGCRELVTLSEEKNGTYRTILHSFSAVLFNAFGSVLAVSADRCPPDLDIYIGVKGLLILAMFHLDVFPIPKSTFENILKKFMSIIIEDFDKTVLWNATLKALFHIGSFVQNFSESEKAMSYRSLVVDKIMELLSLDDIALPFSLKVEALSDIGMTGMKNMLTILQGLQGAIFANLSEIYVHKSLKSLETAVQLLECYSCKLLPWIHENGGAENFVVQFAVEIWSQAGSCMDFNSPFEEKVLLDAMMTAMKVSVGCCSVESQNVIIQKAYSILLSHTNFQLNEVERLPLTLGKYDISPRGEGILLLFTSVIIALRPKTLIPNIRGLLHLFIITLPRGFVPVAQALGSMVNKLISKSNDTEKSGEFTLEEALDIIFNTKIQFSSTNPLQRCNGSSNGSEMVLTDFCLGMTNDRLLQTSAICGLSWIGKGLLLRGHEKIKDITMIFTECLVSDRKSSLPLIEGSHENTEEQKWDPLTRKCAADAFHVLMSDAEVCLNRKFHATIRPLYKQRFFSSMMPIFLHLISRSDSSLSRSLLLRAFAHVISDTPLIVILNEAKKLIPVLLDCLSMLTEDIQDKDILYGLLLVLSGMLTEKNGHEAVIENAHIIINGLIKLVDYPHKTLVRETAIQCLVALSELPHVRIYPLRIQVLRAIPKCLDDTKRSVRNEAVKCRQAWASIASSRSLQL